Proteins from a genomic interval of Heterodontus francisci isolate sHetFra1 chromosome 31, sHetFra1.hap1, whole genome shotgun sequence:
- the rsrp1 gene encoding arginine/serine-rich protein 1 isoform X1 — translation MVITSVVSGCGTPELLKNQACDCNLLNSVGFSWEMRDKSSYGEMNLQQRCDHVLKSDSEMEDLSEKNIKIKWGTDGCNAEEQKTENIAAGVDGLRLASPCQKIEKYERKSHSRTLGIKRSKISQSSSGSSSGSSRSGLILSSDRSRSSSVSSSDRSRSSSVSSSDRSRSSSVSSSDRSRSSSVSSSDRSQSSSVSSSDRSRSSSVSSSDHSRSSSVSSSGSSRSGSVVSLERYRSSSDDSSLASRGRHISLKRSYRRSRRAHSRSRSRSWSRSCYRRSRYRMSYQSPRRYRSPHRYRSRSRCYVPCSRSYQRPRSSLRYQRSHSRSSRSPSRLRRSYCGFACRTQPPSHRSRSRSRGRSIRLTQNEKKKLLEIAKANADKLLGKDNIRIPPSLKPASSLKNERLFTMKTNNDAVKELTRKEYKKEAEEDKPIQKLLSATARMETNHWIAFSVKNAVAKPLNQKTANTSAKESPEHKRKGSPYGQWVLVHNGHKNADKTKAR, via the exons ATGGTGATCACTAGTGTGGTGTCGGGTTGCGGCACTCCAGAATTGCTGAAGAATCAAGCCTGTGATTGTAATCT GCTAAACTCAGTTGGTTTCTCCTGGGAAATGAGAGACAAATCCAGCTATG GTGAAATGAATTTGCAGCAAAGATGTGATCATGTTCTGAAATCAGATTCTGAAATGGAGGATCTGTCTGAGAAAAACATTAAAATCAAGTGGGGAACAGATGGATGCAATGCAGAGGAACAGAAGACTGAAAATATAGCTGCTGGTGTGGATGGATTGAGACTTGCTTCTCCTTGTCAGAAGATTGAAAAGTATGAGAGAAAATCACATTCCAGAACACTTGGCATCAAGAGGTCTAAAATCTCCCAATCAAGTTCAGGGTCATCTTCAGGTAGTTCTCGATCAGGTTTAATATTGTCTTCAGATCGCTCCCGGTCGAGTTCAGTGTCCTCTTCAGATCGCTCCCGGTCGAGTTCAGTGTCCTCTTCAGATCGCTCCCGGTCGAGTTCAGTGTCCTCTTCAGATCGCTCCCGGTCGAGTTCAGTGTCCTCTTCAGATCGCTCCCAGTCGAGTTCAGTGTCCTCTTCAGATCGCTCCCGGTCGAGTTCAGTGTCCTCTTCAGATCACTCCCGGTCGAGTTCAGTGTCGTCTTCAGGCAGCTCCCGATCAGGTTCGGTGGTGTCTTTAGAGAGGTACAGGTCAAGTTCAGATGATAGTTCTTTAGCTTCAAGAGGCAGACATATATCACTGAAGAGGAGTTACAGAAGATCAAGGCGAGCCCATTCAAGGTCCCGGTCTAGAAGCTGGTCAAGGTCTTGTTACCGAAGATCCAGATACCGAATGTCTTATCAGTCACCTCGTAGATACAGGTCGCCACATAGATACAGGTCAAGATCTAGATGCTACGTACCCTGCTCTAGGTCATACCAAAGGCCAAGGTCTAGCCTAAGGTACCAAAGATCCCACTCAAGATCATCTAGGTCACCATCCAGGCTTCGGAGGAGTTACTGTGGCTTTGCGTGCCGAACCCAACCGCCATCACACAGAAGCCGAAGCAGATCAAGGGGCAGATCTATCCGCTTAACGCAGAACG AAAAAAAGAAGTTGCTTGAAATAGCAAAGGCAAATGCTGATAAATTATTGGGAAAGGACAACATCCGCATTCCTCCTAGTCTGAAGCCTGCCAGTTCCCTCAAGAATGAGAGACTTTTCACAATGAAAACTAATAATGATGCAGTAAAAGAACTGACCAGAAAG GAATACAAAAAAGAAGCTGAAGAGGATAAACCAATTCAGAAATTACTAAGTGCCACTGCAAGGATGGAAACCAACCACTGGATAGCTTTCAGTGTTAAA
- the rsrp1 gene encoding arginine/serine-rich protein 1 isoform X2 — protein sequence MVITSVVSGCGTPELLKNQACDCNLLNSVGFSWEMRDKSSYGEMNLQQRCDHVLKSDSEMEDLSEKNIKIKWGTDGCNAEEQKTENIAAGVDGLRLASPCQKIEKYERKSHSRTLGIKRSKISQSSSGSSSGSSRSGLILSSDRSRSSSVSSSDRSRSSSVSSSDRSRSSSVSSSDRSRSSSVSSSDRSQSSSVSSSDRSRSSSVSSSDHSRSSSVSSSGSSRSGSVVSLERYRSSSDDSSLASRGRHISLKRSYRRSRRAHSRSRSRSWSRSCYRRSRYRMSYQSPRRYRSPHRYRSRSRCYVPCSRSYQRPRSSLRYQRSHSRSSRSPSRLRRSYCGFACRTQPPSHRSRSRSRGRSIRLTQNEKKKLLEIAKANADKLLGKDNIRIPPSLKPASSLKNERLFTMKTNNDAVKELTRKEVLNIRSLPKKRSTVFEGIQKRS from the exons ATGGTGATCACTAGTGTGGTGTCGGGTTGCGGCACTCCAGAATTGCTGAAGAATCAAGCCTGTGATTGTAATCT GCTAAACTCAGTTGGTTTCTCCTGGGAAATGAGAGACAAATCCAGCTATG GTGAAATGAATTTGCAGCAAAGATGTGATCATGTTCTGAAATCAGATTCTGAAATGGAGGATCTGTCTGAGAAAAACATTAAAATCAAGTGGGGAACAGATGGATGCAATGCAGAGGAACAGAAGACTGAAAATATAGCTGCTGGTGTGGATGGATTGAGACTTGCTTCTCCTTGTCAGAAGATTGAAAAGTATGAGAGAAAATCACATTCCAGAACACTTGGCATCAAGAGGTCTAAAATCTCCCAATCAAGTTCAGGGTCATCTTCAGGTAGTTCTCGATCAGGTTTAATATTGTCTTCAGATCGCTCCCGGTCGAGTTCAGTGTCCTCTTCAGATCGCTCCCGGTCGAGTTCAGTGTCCTCTTCAGATCGCTCCCGGTCGAGTTCAGTGTCCTCTTCAGATCGCTCCCGGTCGAGTTCAGTGTCCTCTTCAGATCGCTCCCAGTCGAGTTCAGTGTCCTCTTCAGATCGCTCCCGGTCGAGTTCAGTGTCCTCTTCAGATCACTCCCGGTCGAGTTCAGTGTCGTCTTCAGGCAGCTCCCGATCAGGTTCGGTGGTGTCTTTAGAGAGGTACAGGTCAAGTTCAGATGATAGTTCTTTAGCTTCAAGAGGCAGACATATATCACTGAAGAGGAGTTACAGAAGATCAAGGCGAGCCCATTCAAGGTCCCGGTCTAGAAGCTGGTCAAGGTCTTGTTACCGAAGATCCAGATACCGAATGTCTTATCAGTCACCTCGTAGATACAGGTCGCCACATAGATACAGGTCAAGATCTAGATGCTACGTACCCTGCTCTAGGTCATACCAAAGGCCAAGGTCTAGCCTAAGGTACCAAAGATCCCACTCAAGATCATCTAGGTCACCATCCAGGCTTCGGAGGAGTTACTGTGGCTTTGCGTGCCGAACCCAACCGCCATCACACAGAAGCCGAAGCAGATCAAGGGGCAGATCTATCCGCTTAACGCAGAACG AAAAAAAGAAGTTGCTTGAAATAGCAAAGGCAAATGCTGATAAATTATTGGGAAAGGACAACATCCGCATTCCTCCTAGTCTGAAGCCTGCCAGTTCCCTCAAGAATGAGAGACTTTTCACAATGAAAACTAATAATGATGCAGTAAAAGAACTGACCAGAAAG GAAGTTTTGAATATCAGATCTTTGCCGAAGAAGAGGTCAACAGTTTTTGAAG GAATACAAAAAAGAAGCTGA
- the rsrp1 gene encoding arginine/serine-rich protein 1 isoform X3: MVITSVVSGCGTPELLKNQACDCNLLNSVGFSWEMRDKSSYGEMNLQQRCDHVLKSDSEMEDLSEKNIKIKWGTDGCNAEEQKTENIAAGVDGLRLASPCQKIEKYERKSHSRTLGIKRSKISQSSSGSSSGSSRSGLILSSDRSRSSSVSSSDRSRSSSVSSSDRSRSSSVSSSDRSRSSSVSSSDRSQSSSVSSSDRSRSSSVSSSDHSRSSSVSSSGSSRSGSVVSLERYRSSSDDSSLASRGRHISLKRSYRRSRRAHSRSRSRSWSRSCYRRSRYRMSYQSPRRYRSPHRYRSRSRCYVPCSRSYQRPRSSLRYQRSHSRSSRSPSRLRRSYCGFACRTQPPSHRSRSRSRGRSIRLTQNEKKKLLEIAKANADKLLGKDNIRIPPSLKPASSLKNERLFTMKTNNDAVKELTRKKP; this comes from the exons ATGGTGATCACTAGTGTGGTGTCGGGTTGCGGCACTCCAGAATTGCTGAAGAATCAAGCCTGTGATTGTAATCT GCTAAACTCAGTTGGTTTCTCCTGGGAAATGAGAGACAAATCCAGCTATG GTGAAATGAATTTGCAGCAAAGATGTGATCATGTTCTGAAATCAGATTCTGAAATGGAGGATCTGTCTGAGAAAAACATTAAAATCAAGTGGGGAACAGATGGATGCAATGCAGAGGAACAGAAGACTGAAAATATAGCTGCTGGTGTGGATGGATTGAGACTTGCTTCTCCTTGTCAGAAGATTGAAAAGTATGAGAGAAAATCACATTCCAGAACACTTGGCATCAAGAGGTCTAAAATCTCCCAATCAAGTTCAGGGTCATCTTCAGGTAGTTCTCGATCAGGTTTAATATTGTCTTCAGATCGCTCCCGGTCGAGTTCAGTGTCCTCTTCAGATCGCTCCCGGTCGAGTTCAGTGTCCTCTTCAGATCGCTCCCGGTCGAGTTCAGTGTCCTCTTCAGATCGCTCCCGGTCGAGTTCAGTGTCCTCTTCAGATCGCTCCCAGTCGAGTTCAGTGTCCTCTTCAGATCGCTCCCGGTCGAGTTCAGTGTCCTCTTCAGATCACTCCCGGTCGAGTTCAGTGTCGTCTTCAGGCAGCTCCCGATCAGGTTCGGTGGTGTCTTTAGAGAGGTACAGGTCAAGTTCAGATGATAGTTCTTTAGCTTCAAGAGGCAGACATATATCACTGAAGAGGAGTTACAGAAGATCAAGGCGAGCCCATTCAAGGTCCCGGTCTAGAAGCTGGTCAAGGTCTTGTTACCGAAGATCCAGATACCGAATGTCTTATCAGTCACCTCGTAGATACAGGTCGCCACATAGATACAGGTCAAGATCTAGATGCTACGTACCCTGCTCTAGGTCATACCAAAGGCCAAGGTCTAGCCTAAGGTACCAAAGATCCCACTCAAGATCATCTAGGTCACCATCCAGGCTTCGGAGGAGTTACTGTGGCTTTGCGTGCCGAACCCAACCGCCATCACACAGAAGCCGAAGCAGATCAAGGGGCAGATCTATCCGCTTAACGCAGAACG AAAAAAAGAAGTTGCTTGAAATAGCAAAGGCAAATGCTGATAAATTATTGGGAAAGGACAACATCCGCATTCCTCCTAGTCTGAAGCCTGCCAGTTCCCTCAAGAATGAGAGACTTTTCACAATGAAAACTAATAATGATGCAGTAAAAGAACTGACCAGAAAG AAGCCTTGA
- the mgst3b gene encoding microsomal glutathione S-transferase 3b, with protein sequence MQYVSQQNALSHPSQLMPPQFGYVILVFIYSWVMLAYLGMKVGIARKKYNVKYPDMYSDKDPLFNCIQRAHQNTLEIYPQWLIFQLIAGVVYPITASVLGIIWVTSRFTYAWGYYSGVPEKRMNGAYGYIGLLGVIFLSIVIAFKTLIGGG encoded by the exons ATGCAATACGTTTCTCAGCAGAATGCTCTGTCCCATCCGAGCCAGCTCATGCCCCCGCAATTCGGCTATGTGATCCTGGTGTTTATCTACAGCTGGGTTATGCTGGCGTACCTGGGAATGAAAGTGGGAATCGCCAGGAAAAAATACAATGTCAAG TATCCAGACATGTACAGTGATAAGGACCCACTATTCAACTGCATTCAACGAGCACATCAGAACACATTGGAGATATATCCTCAGTGGCTGATCTTCCAACTAATAGCTGGAGTTGTCTACCCG ATCACAGCTTCTGTGCTTGGTATCATCTGGGTAACCAGCCGATTTACGTATGCATGGGGATATTACTCAGGGG TGCCAGAGAAAAGAATGAATGGTGCCTATGGATACATTGGTCTGCTGGGAGTTATTTTCCTGTCTATAGTTATCGCTTTTAAAACCCTCATTGGAGGAGGATAA
- the snrpc gene encoding U1 small nuclear ribonucleoprotein C, with translation MPKYYCDYCDTYLTHDSPSVRKTHCEGRKHKENVKDYYQKWMEEQAQSLIDKTTAAFRQGKIPPTAPFPAPSGPPPAGAAIPPPPGNVGVPPPRPAILPGPPMGGPPMMPMMGPAPPGMMLVGPGMRPPIGGPMPMMPGPMMGPHRPMMVPSRPGLVRSSR, from the coding sequence ATGCCGAAGTATTATTGCGATTACTGCGACACTTACTTGACGCATGACTCCCCGTCAGTTCGCAAAACCCACTGCGAGGGCCGCAAGCACAAGGAGAACGTCAAGGACTATTATCAGAAATGGATGGAGGAGCAGGCCCAGAGCCTCATCGATAAGACGACCGCCGCTTTCCGCCAGGGGAAGATCCCGCCCACCGCTCCCTTCCCGGCGCCCTCCGGCCCGCCTCCCGCCGGGGCGGCCATCCCGCCGCCGCCCGGGAATGTCGGCGTGCCACCGCCGCGTCCCGCCATTCTGCCGGGGCCCCCGATGGGAGGGCCGCCGATGATGCCCATGATGGGCCCGGCGCCTCCCGGGATGATGTTGGTGGGCCCCGGGATGAGACCGCCTATCGGAGGCCCGATGCCGATGATGCCGGGGCCAATGATGGGGCCTCACCGGCCCATGATGGTTCCTTCCAGACCCGGATTAGTACGCTCGAGCAGATGA